A single Hippopotamus amphibius kiboko isolate mHipAmp2 chromosome 5, mHipAmp2.hap2, whole genome shotgun sequence DNA region contains:
- the SCRIB gene encoding protein scribble homolog isoform X1, translated as MLKCIPLWRCNRHVESVDKRHCSLQAVPEEIYRYSRSLEELLLDANQLRELPKPFFRLLNLRKLGLSDNEIQRLPPEVANFMQLVELDVSRNDIPEIPESIKFCKALEIADFSGNPLSRLPEGFTQLRSLAHLALNDVSLQALPGDVGNLANLVTLELRENLLKSLPASLSFLVKLEQLDLGGNDLEVLPDTLGALPNLRELWLDRNQLSALPPELGNLRRLVCLDVSENRLEELPSELGGLGGLTDLLLSQNSLQRLPDGIGQLKQLSILKVDQNRLCEVTEAIGDCENLSELILTENLLTALPHSLGKLTKLTNLNVDRNRLEALPPEIGGCVALSVLSLRDNRLVVLPPELAHTAELHVLDVAGNRLQSLPFALTHLNLKALWLAENQAQPMLRFQTEDDAQTGEKVLTCYLLPQQPPPSLETPGPRSSPSESWGDAPLSRVSVIQFLEAPVGDEDAEEAGAEKRGLQRRATPHPSELKVMKRGVERRSEAACCRPDPVQRPPSPPPSEEGRRLSTESGLSVDSHLSASTASRGERESPPAEMEAPSQQESTPAAQEEVTEEAYEEPTVRFAEDTLLPPREDGERGEGQLEAPWPLPAGRQRLIRKDTPHYKKHFKISKLPQPEAVAALLQGTQPDSEGPAGSGGWHNGPHIPWAPRAEEEEEEDEAEEEEEEEEEEAAAGAEEGKEEAVASAPSVKGVSFDQANNLLIEPARIEEEELALTIVRQTGGLGISIAGGKGSTPYKGDDEGVFISRVSEEGPAARAGVRVGDKLLEVNGVALQDAEHQQAVQALRGAGPTVHMRLWRERMVEPENAVTVTPLRPEDDYSPRERWGGGLRLPLLQPEPAGPLRQRHVACLVRSEKGLGFSIAGGKGSTPYRAGDSGLFISRIAEGGAAHRAGTLQVGDRVLSINGVDMTEARHDHAVSLLTAASPTIALLLEREAGGPLAPSPPPPSPPPPAAATAPVATATPGEPGLLRLAPSLLPAALEGPYPVEEICLPRAGGPLGLSIVGGSDHSSHPFGVREPGVFISKVLPRGLAARSGLRVGDRILAVNGQDVRDATHQEAVGALLRPCLELVLLVRRDPPPPGMRELCLQKAPGEKLGVSIRGGAKGHAGNPCDPTDEGIFISKVSPTGAAGRDGRLRVGLRLLEVNQQSLLGLTHGEAVQLLRSAGDTLTVLVCDGFDTSATAAPEVSPGIIANPFAAGIGRRNSLESISSIDRELSPEGPSKEKELPGQTPQRGPEAVVLSGASGGKMTEAPWSGHQQSLTFSRIPPLNPTPPSGPCTCPLQTKPGVIQPVAQAWPRGSPAPRGRGDPQSPPSPPSPDELPANVKQAYRTFAAVPGLHPPLDAHAQPPTPGPTASPEQLSFRERQKYFELEVRVPQAEGPPKRVSLVGADDLRKMQEEEARKLQQRRAQMLREAADAAGRAEGEAPEEEEEEEPEPEPEPEEEPPWVGRGPAAGLGPASPPPQGGGAPVRTAKAERRHQERLRVQSPELPPPERALSPAERRALEAEKRALWRAARMKSLEQDALRAQMVLSKSQEGRSKRGPLERLAEAPSPAPTPSPTPLEDLGPQTGTSPGRLSPDFTEELRSLEPSPSPGLPEEDGEVAMVLLGRPSPGAVGPEEVALCSSRRAVRPGRRGLGPVPS; from the exons ATGCTCAAGTGCATCCCGCTGTGGCGCTGCAACCGGCACGTGGAGTCGGTGGACAAGCGGCACTGCTCGCTGCAGGCCGTGCCCGAGGAGATCTACCGCTACAGCCGCAGCCTGGAGGAGCTGCTCCTCGACGCCAACCAGCTGCGTGAGCTGCCCAAG CCCTTCTTTCGTCTGCTGAACCTGCGCAAGCTGGGCTTGAGTGACAACGAGATCCAGCGGTTGCCCCCCGAAGTGGCCAATTTCATGCAGCTGGTGGAGCTGGATGTGTCTCGGAACG ACATCCCAGAGATCCCCGAGAGCATCAAGTTCTGCAAAGCCCTGGAGATTGCAGACTTCAGTGGGAATCCCTTGTCCAG GCTTCCTGAAGGCTTTACTCAGCTGCGCAGCCTGGCTCATCTGGCCCTCAATGACGTGTCTCTGCAGGCGCTGCCTGGGGACGTTGGCAA CCTCGCCAACCTGGTGACCCTGGAGCTCCGGGAGAACCTGCTCAAGTCCCTGCCTGC GTCCCTGTCTTTTCTGGTCAAGCTGGAGCAGCTAGATCTGGGAGGCAACGACCTGGAAGTGCTG CCTGACACCTTGGGGGCCTTGCCCAACCTGCGCGAGCTGTGGCTAGACCGGAACCAGCTGTCGGCCCTGCCCCCG GAGCTCGGAAACCTGAGGCGCCTCGTGTGCCTGGATGTCTCAGAGAACCGGCTGGAGGAGCTGCCCTCGGAGCTCGGGGGGCTCGGGGGGCTCACCGACCTGCTGCTCTCCCAGAACTCGCTGCAGCGGCTCCCTGATGGCATCG GTCAGCTGAAGCAGCTGTCCATCTTGAAGGTGGACCAGAACCGCCTGTGCGAGGTCACGGAGGCCATCGGGGACTGCGAGAACCTGTCAGAGCTGATCCTCACAGAGAACCTGCTGACG GCCTTGCCCCATTCCTTGGGGAAGCTGACCAAGCTGACCAACCTCAACGTGGACCGCAACCGCCTGGAGGCACTGCCGCCTGAGATCGGGGGCTGCGTGGCGCTCAGTGTCCTCTCTTTGAGGGACAACCGCCTGGTGGTGCTGCCGCCCGAGCTCGCGCACACGGCCGAGCTGCACGTTCTGGATGTGGCGGGGAACCG gctgcagagTCTGCCGTTCGCACTCACGCACCTCAACCTGAAGGCCCTGTGGCTGGCGGAGAACCAGGCGCAGCCCATGCTCAGGTTCCAGACGGAGGACGATGCGCAGACCGGCGAGAAGGTGCTCACCTGCTACCTGCTgccccagcagcccccacccaGCCTCG AGACCCCGGGGCCGCGGAGCAGCCCTTCGGAGAGTTGGGGGGACGCCCCGCTCAGCCGCGTCAGCGTCATCCAGTTCCTGGAGGCCCCCGTGGGGGACGAGGACGCGGAGGAAGCCGGTGCTGAGAAACGG GGCCTGCAGCGCCGGGCGACGCCTCACCCCAGCGAGCTCAAGGTGATGAAGAGGGGTGTGGAGCGTCGGAGCGAGGCCGCCTGCTGCAGGCCCGACCCCGTGCAGCGCCCGCCCTCGCCGCCGCCCTCGGAGGAG GGGAGGAGGCTGAGCACCGAGTCTGGCCTGAGTGTGGACTCGCACCTGTCTGCCAGCACAGCCTCCCGGGGTGAACGTGAGAGCCCGCCGGCCGAGATGGAGGCGCCCAGCCAGCAGGAATCCACACCAGCTGCTCAGGAGGAGGTCACAGAGGAGGCCTACGAGGAG CCAACGGTGCGCTTCGCGGAGGACACGCTGCTCCCGCCCCGGGAGGATGGTGAGCGCGGGGAAGGGCAGCTGGAGGCGCCCTGGCCCCTGCCGGCGGGCAGACAGCGGCTCATCCGCAAGGACACGCCACACTACAAGAAGCACTTCAAGATCTCCAAGCTGCCCCAGCCCGAGGCCGTGGCAGCCctgctgcaggggacacagccagACAGCGAGGGCCCAGCAGGGTCTGGGGGCTGGCACAACGGTCCCCACATACCCTGGGCTCCTCGAgccgaggaggaggaagaggaagacgaggccgaggaggaggaggaggaggaggaggaggaggcggcggcgggagctgaggaggggaaggaggaggctgtGGCCTCTGCACCCTCTGTCAAG GGGGTGTCGTTTGACCAGGCCAATAACCTGCTGATAGAGCCCGCTCGCATTGAGGAGGAAGAG CTGGCGCTCACCATCGTGCGGCAGACGGGGGGCCTGGGCATCAGCATCGCAGGTGGCAAGGGCTCCACCCCCTACAAGGGGGACGACGAG GGCGTATTCATCTCCCGGGTGTCTGAGGAGGGCCCCGCGGCTCGGGCCGGGGTCCGAGTGGGCGACAAGCTCCTCGAG GTGAACGGGGTGGCCTTGCAGGATGCAGAGCACCAGCAGGCTGTGCAGGCGCTGCGCGGGGCGGGCCCCACCGTGCACATGCGGCTGTGGCGGGAGCGCATGGTGGAGCCCGAGAACGCGGTCACCGTCACGCCTCTGCGGCCCGAGGACGACTACAGCCCCCGGGAGCGGTGGGGGGGCGGCCTGCGCCTGCCCCTGCTCCAGCCCGAGCCCGCCGGGCCCCTCCGCCAGCGCCACGTGGCCTGCCTTGTGCGCAGCGAGAAGGGCCTGGGCTTCAGCATCGCGGGTGGGAAAGGCTCCACGCCCTACCGGGCTGGCGACTCG GGCCTCTTCATCTCCCGCATCGCAGAGGGGGGTGCCGCCCACCGCGCCGGCACCCTGCAGGTCGGCGACCGCGTCCTCTCC ATCAACGGGGTGGACATGACGGAGGCCAGGCACGACCACGCCGTCTCCCTGCTGACCGCCGCCTCCCCGACCATCGCCCTGCTGCTGGAGCGGGAGGCCGGGGGGCCCCTCGCCCCCAGTCCTCCgccaccctcccccccgccccctgctgcTGCCACCGCCCCCGTGGCCACGGCCACCCCTGGGGAGCCTGGGCTGCTGAGGCTGGCCCCCAGCCTGCTGCCCGCTGCCCTGGAAGGGCCGTACCCAGTGGAG GAGATCTGTCTGCCGAGAGCGGGGGGCCCCTTGGGGCTCAGCATCGTCGGGGGCTCGGACCACTCCAGCCACCCGTTTGGCGTCCGGGAGCCTGGCGTGTTCATCTCTAAG GTGCTCCCGCGGGGCCTGGCTGCACGCAGTGGCCTGCGGGTTGGGGACCGCATCCTGGCCGTGAACGGGCAGGATGTGCGGGACGCCACACACCAGGAAGCGGTCGGTGCCCTGCTCCGGCCCTGCCTGGAGCTGGTCCTGCTGGTGCGGAGGGACCCGCCCCCCCCGGGCATGCGGGAACTCTGCCTCCAGAAGGCCCCTGGGGAGAAGCTGGGCGTCAGCATCCGCGGCGGTGCCAAGGGCCACGCGGGGAACCCCTGCGACCCCACAGACGAGGGCATCTTCATCTCCAAG GTGAGCCCCACGGGGGCAGCCGGGCGAGACGGCCGCCTGCGGGTGGGGCTGCGGCTGCTGGAGGTGAACCAGCAGAGCCTGCTGGGCCTGACGCACGGGGAGGCCGTGCAGCTGCTGCGCAGCGCGGGTGACACCCTGACCGTGCTCGTCTGTGACGGCTTCGACACCAGCGCCACCGCTGCCCCCGAG GTGTCCCCAGGCATCATCGCCAACCCGTTTGCGGCGGGCATTGGCCGCAGGAACAGCCTGGAAAGCATCTCTTCCATCGACCGGGAGCTGAGCCCCGAGGGCCCCAGCAAG GAGAAGGAGCTGCCTGGACAGACCCCACAGCGGGGGCCGGAGGCCGTG GTACTGTCTGGGGCAAGTGGAGGGAAGATGACCGAGGCACCCTGGTCGGGCCACCAGCAG tCCCTCACATTCTCTCGCATCCCTCCCCTGAACCCGACTCCTCCCTCTGGCCCCTGCACCTGCCCTTTGCAGACAAAGCCTGGGGTGATCCAGCCAGTGGCTCAGGCCTGGCCAAGGGGCTCCCCGGCCCCCAGGGGCAGAGGTGATCCCCAATCC ccaccctccccgccctccccggaCGAGCTGCCCGCCAACGTGAAGCAGGCCTATAGGACCTTCGCTGCCGTGCCAGGCCTGCACCCGCCCCTGGATGCCCATGCCCAG ccccccacgcCTGGGCCCACGGCCTCCCCGGAGCAGCTGTCCTTCCGCGAGCGGCAGAAGTACTTCGAGCTGGAGGTGCGGGTGCCCCAGGCCGAGGGCCCCCCTAAGCGCGTGTCGCTGGTGGGTGCGGACGACCTGCGGAAGAtgcaggaggaggaag CGCGGAAGCTGCAGCAGAGGAGGGCGCAGATGCTGCGCGAGGCGGCAGATGCCGCGGGGCGCGCGGAAGGCGAGGcccctgaggaggaggaggaggaggagccggagcccgagcccgagcccgagGAGGAGCCGCCCTGGGTCGGCCGGGGCCCAGCCGCAGG GCTTGGCCCCGCGTCCCCCCCGCCGCAGGGAGGCGGCGCCCCGGTGCGGACGGCGAAGGCCGAGCGGCGCCACCAGGAGCGGCTGCGCGTGCAGAGCCCGGAGCTGCCGCCGCCGGAGCGGGCCCTGTCCCCGGCCGAGCGCCGCGCCCTGGAGGCCGAGAAACGCGCGCTGTGGAGGGCGGCCAG GATGAAGTCTTTGGAGCAGGACGCCCTCCGCGCACAGATGGTCCTCAGCAAGTCCCAGGAGGGCCGAAGCAAGCGGGGGCCCCTGGAGCGCCTGGCCGAGGCCCCCtcgcccgcccccaccccgtcaCCCACCCCTTTGGAAG ACCTCGGCCCCCAGACCGGCACCTCCCCGGGACGCTTG TCCCCGGATTTTACTGAGGAGCTGAGGTCCCTGGAACCATCTCCCAGCCCCG GTCTGCCAGAGGAGGATGGAGAGGTGGCCATGGTGCTTCTGGGCAGGCCCTCTCCAGGCGCCGTGGGCCCCGAGGAGGTGGCGCTGTGCAGCAGCCGCCGCGCCGTGCGGCCGGGGCGCCGGGGCCTGGGCCCGGTGCCCTCCTAG
- the SCRIB gene encoding protein scribble homolog isoform X9, which produces MLKCIPLWRCNRHVESVDKRHCSLQAVPEEIYRYSRSLEELLLDANQLRELPKPFFRLLNLRKLGLSDNEIQRLPPEVANFMQLVELDVSRNDIPEIPESIKFCKALEIADFSGNPLSRLPEGFTQLRSLAHLALNDVSLQALPGDVGNLANLVTLELRENLLKSLPASLSFLVKLEQLDLGGNDLEVLPDTLGALPNLRELWLDRNQLSALPPELGNLRRLVCLDVSENRLEELPSELGGLGGLTDLLLSQNSLQRLPDGIGQLKQLSILKVDQNRLCEVTEAIGDCENLSELILTENLLTALPHSLGKLTKLTNLNVDRNRLEALPPEIGGCVALSVLSLRDNRLVVLPPELAHTAELHVLDVAGNRLQSLPFALTHLNLKALWLAENQAQPMLRFQTEDDAQTGEKVLTCYLLPQQPPPSLETPGPRSSPSESWGDAPLSRVSVIQFLEAPVGDEDAEEAGAEKRGLQRRATPHPSELKVMKRGVERRSEAACCRPDPVQRPPSPPPSEEGRRLSTESGLSVDSHLSASTASRGERESPPAEMEAPSQQESTPAAQEEVTEEAYEEPTVRFAEDTLLPPREDGERGEGQLEAPWPLPAGRQRLIRKDTPHYKKHFKISKLPQPEAVAALLQGTQPDSEGPAGSGGWHNGPHIPWAPRAEEEEEEDEAEEEEEEEEEEAAAGAEEGKEEAVASAPSVKGVSFDQANNLLIEPARIEEEELALTIVRQTGGLGISIAGGKGSTPYKGDDEGVFISRVSEEGPAARAGVRVGDKLLEVNGVALQDAEHQQAVQALRGAGPTVHMRLWRERMVEPENAVTVTPLRPEDDYSPRERWGGGLRLPLLQPEPAGPLRQRHVACLVRSEKGLGFSIAGGKGSTPYRAGDSGLFISRIAEGGAAHRAGTLQVGDRVLSINGVDMTEARHDHAVSLLTAASPTIALLLEREAGGPLAPSPPPPSPPPPAAATAPVATATPGEPGLLRLAPSLLPAALEGPYPVEEICLPRAGGPLGLSIVGGSDHSSHPFGVREPGVFISKVLPRGLAARSGLRVGDRILAVNGQDVRDATHQEAVGALLRPCLELVLLVRRDPPPPGMRELCLQKAPGEKLGVSIRGGAKGHAGNPCDPTDEGIFISKVSPTGAAGRDGRLRVGLRLLEVNQQSLLGLTHGEAVQLLRSAGDTLTVLVCDGFDTSATAAPEVSPGIIANPFAAGIGRRNSLESISSIDRELSPEGPSKEKELPGQTPQRGPEAVSPGHEVQCGRGWLLRRPLALALSFPCLQTRQAGWAEGLCGLRGLGAGPEAEAAGGHRSRQGGPGRQPRWGERAGAAAAAPALPAGVGAPGRRCVALVPPPRAGNNPSWRVCPAAAAGRPHRADCTVWGKWREDDRGTLVGPPAVPHILSHPSPEPDSSLWPLHLPFADKAWGDPASGSGLAKGLPGPQGQR; this is translated from the exons ATGCTCAAGTGCATCCCGCTGTGGCGCTGCAACCGGCACGTGGAGTCGGTGGACAAGCGGCACTGCTCGCTGCAGGCCGTGCCCGAGGAGATCTACCGCTACAGCCGCAGCCTGGAGGAGCTGCTCCTCGACGCCAACCAGCTGCGTGAGCTGCCCAAG CCCTTCTTTCGTCTGCTGAACCTGCGCAAGCTGGGCTTGAGTGACAACGAGATCCAGCGGTTGCCCCCCGAAGTGGCCAATTTCATGCAGCTGGTGGAGCTGGATGTGTCTCGGAACG ACATCCCAGAGATCCCCGAGAGCATCAAGTTCTGCAAAGCCCTGGAGATTGCAGACTTCAGTGGGAATCCCTTGTCCAG GCTTCCTGAAGGCTTTACTCAGCTGCGCAGCCTGGCTCATCTGGCCCTCAATGACGTGTCTCTGCAGGCGCTGCCTGGGGACGTTGGCAA CCTCGCCAACCTGGTGACCCTGGAGCTCCGGGAGAACCTGCTCAAGTCCCTGCCTGC GTCCCTGTCTTTTCTGGTCAAGCTGGAGCAGCTAGATCTGGGAGGCAACGACCTGGAAGTGCTG CCTGACACCTTGGGGGCCTTGCCCAACCTGCGCGAGCTGTGGCTAGACCGGAACCAGCTGTCGGCCCTGCCCCCG GAGCTCGGAAACCTGAGGCGCCTCGTGTGCCTGGATGTCTCAGAGAACCGGCTGGAGGAGCTGCCCTCGGAGCTCGGGGGGCTCGGGGGGCTCACCGACCTGCTGCTCTCCCAGAACTCGCTGCAGCGGCTCCCTGATGGCATCG GTCAGCTGAAGCAGCTGTCCATCTTGAAGGTGGACCAGAACCGCCTGTGCGAGGTCACGGAGGCCATCGGGGACTGCGAGAACCTGTCAGAGCTGATCCTCACAGAGAACCTGCTGACG GCCTTGCCCCATTCCTTGGGGAAGCTGACCAAGCTGACCAACCTCAACGTGGACCGCAACCGCCTGGAGGCACTGCCGCCTGAGATCGGGGGCTGCGTGGCGCTCAGTGTCCTCTCTTTGAGGGACAACCGCCTGGTGGTGCTGCCGCCCGAGCTCGCGCACACGGCCGAGCTGCACGTTCTGGATGTGGCGGGGAACCG gctgcagagTCTGCCGTTCGCACTCACGCACCTCAACCTGAAGGCCCTGTGGCTGGCGGAGAACCAGGCGCAGCCCATGCTCAGGTTCCAGACGGAGGACGATGCGCAGACCGGCGAGAAGGTGCTCACCTGCTACCTGCTgccccagcagcccccacccaGCCTCG AGACCCCGGGGCCGCGGAGCAGCCCTTCGGAGAGTTGGGGGGACGCCCCGCTCAGCCGCGTCAGCGTCATCCAGTTCCTGGAGGCCCCCGTGGGGGACGAGGACGCGGAGGAAGCCGGTGCTGAGAAACGG GGCCTGCAGCGCCGGGCGACGCCTCACCCCAGCGAGCTCAAGGTGATGAAGAGGGGTGTGGAGCGTCGGAGCGAGGCCGCCTGCTGCAGGCCCGACCCCGTGCAGCGCCCGCCCTCGCCGCCGCCCTCGGAGGAG GGGAGGAGGCTGAGCACCGAGTCTGGCCTGAGTGTGGACTCGCACCTGTCTGCCAGCACAGCCTCCCGGGGTGAACGTGAGAGCCCGCCGGCCGAGATGGAGGCGCCCAGCCAGCAGGAATCCACACCAGCTGCTCAGGAGGAGGTCACAGAGGAGGCCTACGAGGAG CCAACGGTGCGCTTCGCGGAGGACACGCTGCTCCCGCCCCGGGAGGATGGTGAGCGCGGGGAAGGGCAGCTGGAGGCGCCCTGGCCCCTGCCGGCGGGCAGACAGCGGCTCATCCGCAAGGACACGCCACACTACAAGAAGCACTTCAAGATCTCCAAGCTGCCCCAGCCCGAGGCCGTGGCAGCCctgctgcaggggacacagccagACAGCGAGGGCCCAGCAGGGTCTGGGGGCTGGCACAACGGTCCCCACATACCCTGGGCTCCTCGAgccgaggaggaggaagaggaagacgaggccgaggaggaggaggaggaggaggaggaggaggcggcggcgggagctgaggaggggaaggaggaggctgtGGCCTCTGCACCCTCTGTCAAG GGGGTGTCGTTTGACCAGGCCAATAACCTGCTGATAGAGCCCGCTCGCATTGAGGAGGAAGAG CTGGCGCTCACCATCGTGCGGCAGACGGGGGGCCTGGGCATCAGCATCGCAGGTGGCAAGGGCTCCACCCCCTACAAGGGGGACGACGAG GGCGTATTCATCTCCCGGGTGTCTGAGGAGGGCCCCGCGGCTCGGGCCGGGGTCCGAGTGGGCGACAAGCTCCTCGAG GTGAACGGGGTGGCCTTGCAGGATGCAGAGCACCAGCAGGCTGTGCAGGCGCTGCGCGGGGCGGGCCCCACCGTGCACATGCGGCTGTGGCGGGAGCGCATGGTGGAGCCCGAGAACGCGGTCACCGTCACGCCTCTGCGGCCCGAGGACGACTACAGCCCCCGGGAGCGGTGGGGGGGCGGCCTGCGCCTGCCCCTGCTCCAGCCCGAGCCCGCCGGGCCCCTCCGCCAGCGCCACGTGGCCTGCCTTGTGCGCAGCGAGAAGGGCCTGGGCTTCAGCATCGCGGGTGGGAAAGGCTCCACGCCCTACCGGGCTGGCGACTCG GGCCTCTTCATCTCCCGCATCGCAGAGGGGGGTGCCGCCCACCGCGCCGGCACCCTGCAGGTCGGCGACCGCGTCCTCTCC ATCAACGGGGTGGACATGACGGAGGCCAGGCACGACCACGCCGTCTCCCTGCTGACCGCCGCCTCCCCGACCATCGCCCTGCTGCTGGAGCGGGAGGCCGGGGGGCCCCTCGCCCCCAGTCCTCCgccaccctcccccccgccccctgctgcTGCCACCGCCCCCGTGGCCACGGCCACCCCTGGGGAGCCTGGGCTGCTGAGGCTGGCCCCCAGCCTGCTGCCCGCTGCCCTGGAAGGGCCGTACCCAGTGGAG GAGATCTGTCTGCCGAGAGCGGGGGGCCCCTTGGGGCTCAGCATCGTCGGGGGCTCGGACCACTCCAGCCACCCGTTTGGCGTCCGGGAGCCTGGCGTGTTCATCTCTAAG GTGCTCCCGCGGGGCCTGGCTGCACGCAGTGGCCTGCGGGTTGGGGACCGCATCCTGGCCGTGAACGGGCAGGATGTGCGGGACGCCACACACCAGGAAGCGGTCGGTGCCCTGCTCCGGCCCTGCCTGGAGCTGGTCCTGCTGGTGCGGAGGGACCCGCCCCCCCCGGGCATGCGGGAACTCTGCCTCCAGAAGGCCCCTGGGGAGAAGCTGGGCGTCAGCATCCGCGGCGGTGCCAAGGGCCACGCGGGGAACCCCTGCGACCCCACAGACGAGGGCATCTTCATCTCCAAG GTGAGCCCCACGGGGGCAGCCGGGCGAGACGGCCGCCTGCGGGTGGGGCTGCGGCTGCTGGAGGTGAACCAGCAGAGCCTGCTGGGCCTGACGCACGGGGAGGCCGTGCAGCTGCTGCGCAGCGCGGGTGACACCCTGACCGTGCTCGTCTGTGACGGCTTCGACACCAGCGCCACCGCTGCCCCCGAG GTGTCCCCAGGCATCATCGCCAACCCGTTTGCGGCGGGCATTGGCCGCAGGAACAGCCTGGAAAGCATCTCTTCCATCGACCGGGAGCTGAGCCCCGAGGGCCCCAGCAAG GAGAAGGAGCTGCCTGGACAGACCCCACAGCGGGGGCCGGAGGCCGTG AGCCCGGGACACGAGGTGCAGTGCGGGCGCGGCTGGCTTCTGAGGAGGCCCTTGGCCTTGgccctctccttcccttgccttcAGACTCGCCAGGCAGGCTGGGCAGAGGGTTTGTGCGGGCTCAGAGGCCTTGGGGCAGggccagaggcagaggcagctggTGGCCACCGGAGCCGTCAGGGTGGGCCTGGGCGCCAGCCCCGGTGGGGAGAGCGGGCTGGAGCAGCCGCAGCAGCCCCGGCACTCCCAGCTGGGGTGGGTGCGCCGGGCAGGCGGTGCGTGGCTCTCGTTCCTCCCCCAAGAGCTGGAAATAACCCCTCCTGGAGGGTGTGCCCTGCAGCTGCTGCCGGGAGACCCCACAGGGCCGACT GTACTGTCTGGGGCAAGTGGAGGGAAGATGACCGAGGCACCCTGGTCGGGCCACCAGCAG tCCCTCACATTCTCTCGCATCCCTCCCCTGAACCCGACTCCTCCCTCTGGCCCCTGCACCTGCCCTTTGCAGACAAAGCCTGGGGTGATCCAGCCAGTGGCTCAGGCCTGGCCAAGGGGCTCCCCGGCCCCCAGGGGCAGAGGTGA